TTCTGTTTAAGGAACAACGATACTTGTACGGATAATTAGGGATATATACCTGCTTCACAGCCTCGGTGCACTGCACCTCCTCATCATGTGCATCCACGATTCCTGGAACGCCATCCACCCTACCCTCAGCATACGCCTTGCTCAGTCTACGAAAGTAGGACTCCGAGGGAAAGTCACCCTGACGGCTGCGCAGACTATAGAGCTCTTCCTCTGTCCAGTCTCCAAGATTGTTAGGTGCATGGTGGGGACCATTTGGGAATGCTGCATTAACCTTGTCAGAAGCGATGGCATTCTTCTTAAATATTTCATACCTCCTAACCTTCTCTTCCTCACTCTGATAAGTTTTGTCATACTCCTTCATCCAGTCCTCAAATCTTTCCTTCATCGCTTCGTCGTCCACCCTCATGCTCTCCTGCTCCCTGATCTTCACGTTATCCTGATTTAtggcctcatcatcatcaaccgTATATCTTCTCCGAAGCATCTTATCCAGCACCTCTGGATCAGTCACCTCAGGATTACTTCTTCTCCAGTTCATGTAATCAATGTACTCAAGCCAGGCGAACTTGCcgtcttcatccatgaactttGCCCTGATGGTTTCATCAAGGATAATGTCCCCTTTCCTGTCGGGCACCTCTGGAGCCAGGAACAGGTACGTGGTGTTTCATGACTAGGTCATATGAAATAGATCAAACAACGAGGAATCTAAATGCAAGTTCAATTCATACCTGATTCATCTTTCTTGAAGTACAGAATTCCGACCAACGTAGCCAAACCACCGGCAACTAATCCACCAATAGCCCCACTGCTAGCCTCGAGATCTCTCTGTATCGGGAGGAGAAACATGAGCCACTGCgattgaagaagaaattttcgATCTGAGATCAGGGAGATACGGTGACTCACCAAGGTGTGGAGAGAGCGTGCTAAGCTCCCCGACACCGACCTTAGGGTCTCCCCCTGCGCCTGCTCGCGGCAGATCCCGCGCGGCGATAACCTCCTGATGAGGAGGTAACCGAGGGACCGGAGGGACATGATCTCCCACTTCCttcgccgcccgcgcctccaCCTTCGCCGAGCCGCCTGCCGCTTCGCCGCGATTGTAGGGTTTGAGGACGGgacttcttttaaaaaaaatttgatgAAGGAACGGACGGGACCTATGCAGACCCTATATGACAGGAGGCACAGCAGATCATACAGATGCTTGATGGACATGGACTCACCGGTTTGTAGAATGATGCAGCGGTGCAGCCCCTGGGCGAACGCCGGACGGCAACGGGCAactagcagcggcggcgctactGCGTCCGCATTGCCGGCGTTGGCCTCGCCTCAGTGCATAGATGCCAATTGATGGAATGTGAGGCGTCTCAGATTCTCTTGATGGACCTGACGTGGAAAACGAAAGACAATTTGCTTGCTTAGTGGGCTAATGAAGTAATGATGACAGCTTTGGGCGGCCCTCGAATTCTGGCGGCCCGGCGCTGTCGCGCCGTGTGCTCCGCGTGATGTACGGCGCTGGACCTATGCTGTCGCTCAGGAAGCTAGATAGATATAAAGCCCATCAGACCCAAATACTAAGAGCCCGCACCATCTATCCGGTCCAGTCGCTGTTCGCTTGACTTTTTGAGTGTTTTCTGACTTCAGCCCACGACTGCTTTGCCCACAAACAGCAGCAAAGCAGCAGGCTAGCAAAGTCAGCAGCCAACACGCGAATGTGAACTGCATATAGACGAATTGCGTGTAGCAACAACAGAGGAGCTGGTGGGTATGTTTTTCTTTCCACATATGCGAATGTTATTGCTAAAAAGTTTATGACACGGTATATTTGAAATATCACATTAATATAGTCAATATTTTGAAATACTATATTCAACATTTGTTGAAATTTAGTTCAACAAATCCAAtgaactagttcaacattttatgtTAAATGTTGAAACCGTATATAAAAAGTGTTGAACTAGTTTGTTGGAAATGtcgatttttttaaaaagatggAAGAataaaatatattcatattggattttattttgttgcataAATTCTAACTAACATCATGGTTCAAACTGATTTCAAAAATAATTTATAGTTTAAATGATAAGTGAATTCAAAGATCAAAGTCCAAGATAGAATTCCTCCGACCAACTCATCCCTGTGACCGGCCAACTTATTTATCTAACTAGCCACATGAGGACAGTTGTCCAGCAGCACCTAGCCGCTACTGCCTACTCCCGTGCCGACTTCAATCGTGTTCGTTAATTTCTATTCGCATGATCTCAGTCAGTGGAAGTCatctattaaaaaaaacttCCGGAAGTCACGTAGGATTACCGATCGCAAGCTCAAAAACAGCCCAACAAATAGCATGTGCATCAGAAACGGCCCATCAACAAAGAGGCAATAGCCCACGTCGCGaacctttttttcattttccctGTTGTGTGATATAATATGGGTGTGGTGGGTCCTCATGACAGGCGCAGCCCAATAAAAATCCCATAATCTATCTCACCAAAATCGGGGTCAGTGTATCCCTCAAAtcggacccacctgtcatataTTCCTAAGGAGAGGATAGTCTATATTATAAAAATCGAAAACAATTGAAAATCTTTCTTACCAAAATCGGGGCCATAGTACCATTCACAtcggacccacctgtcatataTTTGAAGGAGGATAGCGTGCAGACCCATAAAAATTGCAAGTTAGAGCAATCCCAATCCAATGACTAGGATGGTGTCCATAGAATTAAATGAGCTGCCATCTAAGATAAAAGATGATGTGGCAAGGGAGTAAatgaaagaaagagaaggaatcCAGGTCTTGCATGAGACCTAGTTTCTACACCATCCAAGACATAATGAGAGGGAAAAAATTCCGTGTAGGAGTCCTGTAAAGCTTAGCCTGTGCAACcctgccccccctccccccgatGCTAGCCATATGTGTtgatgtttagacccggcaacctaccgaggaggtgcccgaggtagtgttttatgcgtgagGCTTGCCGAGATTACGAACTCGaaagtgaactcgaacacacgatttagataggtttgggtagatcgcgtaatatcctatgtcctgtgtgttgattgtgttgtattgattgaacttgtttgcagggggtccctacctcgccttatattgccaaggcagggttacaggtcgattgtttacaagaatactagtcggatttgactcgTAAGTCCTACTCTGATTGCTATGAGTActtcttgtcctccatgtagaccacgccatcctgcaccgtagtctccatatctgacACATCTCGATGTACAGCCCCATATCT
This sequence is a window from Setaria italica strain Yugu1 chromosome III, Setaria_italica_v2.0, whole genome shotgun sequence. Protein-coding genes within it:
- the LOC101763618 gene encoding uncharacterized protein LOC101763618; translation: MSLRSLGYLLIRRLSPRGICREQAQGETLRSVSGSLARSLHTLRDLEASSGAIGGLVAGGLATLVGILYFKKDESEVPDRKGDIILDETIRAKFMDEDGKFAWLEYIDYMNWRRSNPEVTDPEVLDKMLRRRYTVDDDEAINQDNVKIREQESMRVDDEAMKERFEDWMKEYDKTYQSEEEKVRRYEIFKKNAIASDKVNAAFPNGPHHAPNNLGDWTEEELYSLRSRQGDFPSESYFRRLSKAYAEGRVDGVPGIVDAHDEEVQCTEAVKQRFKELTARKAKQDAREAEQAAAKSQQDAREAKQAATKSQ